DNA from Halorarum salinum:
GCCGTGTCGGCTCTCGCGGGCCTCGCCGGGGACGCGCTCGACTGGATGCAGGGCATGGCCTCGAACATCGGGGACGTGTTCACCGACCTGCTCGACAGCGCCCGCGAGTGGGGTGCGTCGCTCATCACGCGCCTCGTCGAGGGCATCCGATCCATGATGCCGAACCTACAGGGGATGCTGAACCAGAACGTCGTGGCGGGCGTCTCCGTCGGCGACGTCGTCGGGGGCATCGGGAGTGGGGCCAGCGCGGCCGGACAGGCAGCGGGGAGCGCCGCCAGCCAGGCCAGACAGTTCGGCGCCCAGCGCAACGTCACCATCACGAACCAGATGGACGGCCGGCGCGTCGACCGCGCCACTGGCCGGTACGGGAAGGACCGCGGCGTCCGACGGGGGCTCTAACGCATGGAGGCGACGCTGGAGCGCGGCGACACGAGCATCGCGCTCCCGCTCGTCGAGGAAGGCGGCGGGAGCCCGCTCGTCGCAGTCGACATCGGGAAGCCCGAACTCGACGTCCACTCGTCGGGCGTCCTGGACCCACGGACGATGGACCAGTGGAGCGGCCTCGAGCAGTACACGCTGTTCGTCAAGTTCTACGACAGCAATGCCTACGATGACGCGATCGTGCTCGCCGACCTGCTCAAGTCCTACTCGGGGGGCGATCCGCTGCTGCTCAACATCCCGATGAGCGAGTTCGACAGCGACATCGAGGTCGCTCCCGCGGCCGGCCAGGACGAAGCCACCAGCATGACCTACCCGCCCGGCATCCGCGACTACGTCGAGATCGACCTCAGTCTCACTCGGGTCAGCAACACGTTCGGCGAGGGGACACAGGACGCGTCCACACCCACCGCGACCGGGTCGGGGCCGATCGAACTGGCAGACGGGAGCACGACCGTCGAACTCTCCACGGGCGTCGAGGTCAGCCGGTCCGTCGGCCGGCCGAACAGTTCCACACGTCGCTCTACCAAGCAGTTGCCGACCTACCGCGACAAGCGCAAGGCGGCTCACGACGCGTTCGAACTCAGTTTCGAGTTCGTCGACGGCGCCGTGTCGGACGTCACCGCCATCGCGGACCTGTTCCGAACGAAGTTGGGACGCGACTCGCTGACGCTGGATTTCAACGGCCTCTACGGCCTGGGCTCGTTCGCCGTCGTCCCCGACGGGTCGAACGCACTTCGCCACACCCGCTCCAGTGGCGAGCAGGGCGTCACGCTTGTTCCGTCGGTGAACCTCCGCCGCGTCCATGAGGAATCTGCATGACCGTCTGGCTGGTCCAGCTCGGCAACGGTGAGTACGAGCCGAACCTCTTCGACGTCGAGATCTCCGACACGGCGAATCCCTTCGGCAACTACGCTGTCGCCTACATCGACGACCAGTCGGGAGACCGCTACGACGCCTACCCGTACGGGACGCGCGTTGACATCTACTACGCCGAGGAGGAGGACGTCGACGCGCTCCTCGAGGTCGAGTCGGGCGAGACCTACACAATCGAGGCGGGCGAGACAGAGGAGTACCAGATGGCGCTCGTCGACGGCACGCTCGAGGTCGATGGCACGCTCGAACTCACTGACGAGGGATTCGAGCGGCGGTTTACGGGATACGTCGTCGAACGCCGTGAGGGTGACCGGAACGGCGCCGACGAGCTGGAGGTCACGGTCCACAGCTTCGACCAGTTCCTCCGGCGGAACCGCGTCTCAAACGACCAGTCTGGGAACACCATCGAGGAGGCGCTCGAAGACATCATCACGACTGACACGCCAGTTGCGTACGCCGCTGCAAACGTCGACGTCGTCGATAACCAGACGCTCACCCAGAGCTATCGGGGAGAGAAAGTCGAGGACGTCCTCCGCAGCCTAGCGTTCAAGTCCGGCGACGAGGGGTTCGGCGTTGACTCGGCCGTCGAGTTCTTCTTCCGGCCCAGAGAGGCCGAGGCTGCACCGCGCGGCATCTCGAACTCGCAGTGGACCGACTACGACATCCCAGAGGTTGGCAACGAGGCCATCAACGAGGTGACGGTCTTCTTCGATGGTGGTGATGAGTCGGTGACGGTCGACGCAGGAGATGCCAAACTCGACCTCCAGGAGAGTCTCCGGCTGGCCGGGCCAGGCACCCAAAGCGAGGAAATAACCCGCGAAGAACTCACCGACATCGCCGACGCGCAGGCGGTCGGTGAGCAGTACCTCCGATACCGAAACACCACGTTGACGGGGGAGGTCACGACCTTCGGATTGAACGATGCCGAGCCGGGAGACGTCATCAACATCCAGATCGACGAGCGCGGCATCGACGACGACTTCCGAATCGCGGCGAACGAGATGCGCTGGGGCGAGGACAGCAACACCCTCACGATCGTCGAGAAGCGAGGGGACCAGGACGACCTGCTCGTCCGGCTGAGCGATACGCTCGACCGCGTCGAGTCGCGGGAGGCAAACCGAGACGGCGTCAACAACCGGGTGACGAGCACGACCGCCGGAGCGATTATCGACGTCACGGGAGAGATCGACGCCAGCGGCGGCATTGACTCGGCGTCCGACCGGTGGGTGAACGCTGGCTTCCGACTCGTTCGCGATGCGTGGAGCAGTCGGGGTAGCCCCATCGACATCGCTGAGATAGCCGTCGGTGACGACGCAAGCGGGCTCTCTCGGACGAACGATGCACTGGCGAACGAGACGGCACGGAACGCCGTCACGGAGACTTTGTCGGGTGACACAGGCGTTGAGTATGCAGCTGACTTCGACGTGGCTGACGTCCGTGAGGCCGGCCTCTTCGACTCGGCTGGCGTGATGGTCTGTCGGGCGGTGTTCGATAGTGCTGGCGAGGGGTTAAGCGGGACGAACGAGGTGGCAGTCGCGCTCGATGTGTCCAACGATGAGAGCGTCTCCAGAGGCGTGTTGACCGATGCCGGTCAGGAGGCAGTCCGGGACATCATCGCGGATAACTCCCCCAGCCTCCCAACACAGTACGCCTACGGGTCCGATAACACCGCGCCACTGACGAGTGATACAGCCCTCGGGAATGAGGTGGTCACACGCGATCTCGATAAACTGCTGATACAGAGTGCGAGTGATGCGTCGAGTTGGGTGGCTGTCGTTGGTGAGGCCGACGAGACAACACCACTGACGAACACCGCGGGGGATCACGAGGCACTGCAATCCAACTTCGTCTTCGAGGCTGAAGACGCCGACACGCGGGACGCCGGCATCAATATCGAGTCGGATAGCAGCGCCTCCGGGGGAGAGGCGACCATCTGGATCAACACCGAGGGGCGGGGGTCGACGTGGGAGTTCGAATCCGACTACGTCATCCCAGCAGACGAGTTCTTCGTCGCAGTACGAACGTCGAGTACGGGCACAGCGACGCCGACGATAACGGCATATCTCGACCGGGGTGCGACCGGGACTAATCTCGAAGAACTCGCCCCCGTCGGCGTCGCAGGGGGGACCTTCACCTGGCAAACCCGCACACCAACCCTTGCGGATAATCTCGACTCCGGAACGCACGCGCTCCGAATCGAGGTGACGGAGGTCTCGGAAAACGACGAGGACAACTTCTACTTCGACGTCGTCTCAATCGGCGATAACCGCTATAGCTACACCTTCGACGACGACAACGGCGGGTCCAGTGGCTATCTCGACGGGCCGGAACTCTACCCCGAACTCCAAGAGACCGAGTTCGAGACGGCAAGCACGCGGCGAGACGTCACCGAGGCGTCCGTCGAATCCGACTGGAACGACACCAGCGGCGAGCAGTACATCGAACTCGCGAACGACCCTGACGGCGAGGGGTACCTCAAGACGGAGAATAGCGACACAGCGAGTGAGACGTTTGCCGGGGCGCAGACCGACGTCAACGTCCGCATCGGAATCGGGCGCTACGGCACGAGGTCCGACGCCACGCCCCAGGAAGGGTTCAACGGGCAGGCGGTCGACTGGTTCGACCTGTTCGCGAATCCGGACGCGATCACGCCGGAGAGCACGAACTCCGCGTCCGTCCGGTCGATCGTCGGCCCTGGCGAGATCGTCGGCGAGACCATCCGCGAGGCGGGTCAGTTGGCTGCTGATGACACGGCGCTCACGCGGTCGGTCATGGCCGAATTCACGGTTGGATCAGGACAACGGGTCGAGTCCAGCGAGACCGTCACCTGGCAGAACGACTGACCGGGTGGGCATGATGCACAGGCGCATGGCCCAAGCATTATTACTGGCTGCTGAGGGGTTGCTTGTATGCCACCCTCTCGCCGAGCTTTCGCCCAGGCACTCCCTGCTGTGGCTCTCCTCGGTGGGGGCAGTACCACGACAACGACACGAGACACAACCATGACAACATCAATCGACGGCGACAGCGTTCGCACCGACCCGACGCACATCGATGACACGGACAGCCCCTACACCACGCAGGACGAGAACCTGC
Protein-coding regions in this window:
- a CDS encoding carbohydrate-binding protein — translated: MTVWLVQLGNGEYEPNLFDVEISDTANPFGNYAVAYIDDQSGDRYDAYPYGTRVDIYYAEEEDVDALLEVESGETYTIEAGETEEYQMALVDGTLEVDGTLELTDEGFERRFTGYVVERREGDRNGADELEVTVHSFDQFLRRNRVSNDQSGNTIEEALEDIITTDTPVAYAAANVDVVDNQTLTQSYRGEKVEDVLRSLAFKSGDEGFGVDSAVEFFFRPREAEAAPRGISNSQWTDYDIPEVGNEAINEVTVFFDGGDESVTVDAGDAKLDLQESLRLAGPGTQSEEITREELTDIADAQAVGEQYLRYRNTTLTGEVTTFGLNDAEPGDVINIQIDERGIDDDFRIAANEMRWGEDSNTLTIVEKRGDQDDLLVRLSDTLDRVESREANRDGVNNRVTSTTAGAIIDVTGEIDASGGIDSASDRWVNAGFRLVRDAWSSRGSPIDIAEIAVGDDASGLSRTNDALANETARNAVTETLSGDTGVEYAADFDVADVREAGLFDSAGVMVCRAVFDSAGEGLSGTNEVAVALDVSNDESVSRGVLTDAGQEAVRDIIADNSPSLPTQYAYGSDNTAPLTSDTALGNEVVTRDLDKLLIQSASDASSWVAVVGEADETTPLTNTAGDHEALQSNFVFEAEDADTRDAGINIESDSSASGGEATIWINTEGRGSTWEFESDYVIPADEFFVAVRTSSTGTATPTITAYLDRGATGTNLEELAPVGVAGGTFTWQTRTPTLADNLDSGTHALRIEVTEVSENDEDNFYFDVVSIGDNRYSYTFDDDNGGSSGYLDGPELYPELQETEFETASTRRDVTEASVESDWNDTSGEQYIELANDPDGEGYLKTENSDTASETFAGAQTDVNVRIGIGRYGTRSDATPQEGFNGQAVDWFDLFANPDAITPESTNSASVRSIVGPGEIVGETIREAGQLAADDTALTRSVMAEFTVGSGQRVESSETVTWQND